One Propionispora hippei DSM 15287 genomic region harbors:
- a CDS encoding L,D-transpeptidase, translated as MFSLQKMRPVLWLAVLWLVIFYAGSECRGQSGEAAIIINIPSRTLELYEGENLAKEYRIAVGKESTPTPLGDFSITDKEVNPVWIPTNGDPAVPSGPHNPLGYRWLGLYGTYGIHGTNAPWSIGGSISNGCIRMYESDAEELFDRVKLGTPVSITYERLKIRLDGGKAFIGIYPDIYHRNSLSAAEVGAKLGELGISGLVDENLVVRALQNNEEWKMQLGKIYGMHVNGRTLREKAIELDGAVYIPVWPVASAVKTDIRWDGQAGLIQVGQQAVKGLVRGNVLYASPEDIGLLFGGRQWLAQGEWYYNTFSLVVNGVLITNEMEVVDGVLAVPLTSLFEGLGLQAGYQHEGDRFGYRGNALPVTLLHGRPYIPINKISQVLPVYVYWDQPTGTVEVTAYQPGTAAALTP; from the coding sequence GTGTTCAGCTTGCAAAAGATGAGGCCGGTCCTGTGGCTGGCAGTCCTCTGGTTAGTGATATTTTACGCAGGCAGTGAGTGCCGGGGCCAGTCTGGCGAAGCGGCGATTATCATTAACATTCCCAGCCGGACCCTGGAACTGTATGAGGGAGAAAATCTGGCCAAGGAGTACCGGATTGCCGTGGGAAAAGAGTCAACGCCGACACCGCTCGGGGACTTTTCTATTACCGATAAGGAAGTTAATCCGGTTTGGATACCGACCAACGGCGACCCTGCCGTTCCTTCGGGACCGCATAATCCTCTGGGATATCGCTGGCTGGGCTTGTACGGAACCTATGGCATACATGGCACCAATGCGCCCTGGTCGATTGGCGGCAGTATTTCCAACGGCTGCATCAGAATGTACGAAAGTGATGCGGAAGAGCTGTTTGACCGGGTAAAACTGGGCACGCCGGTCTCTATTACCTACGAGCGGTTAAAGATAAGGCTCGATGGCGGCAAAGCATTTATCGGAATTTATCCGGATATATACCATAGGAATTCGCTAAGTGCAGCGGAGGTAGGCGCTAAGCTGGGAGAACTGGGAATCAGCGGTTTGGTTGATGAGAATCTGGTGGTCAGGGCGCTGCAAAATAATGAAGAATGGAAGATGCAGCTAGGGAAAATATATGGTATGCATGTGAATGGTAGAACGCTGCGGGAAAAGGCGATCGAACTGGACGGAGCTGTATATATTCCGGTCTGGCCGGTGGCTAGCGCCGTGAAAACCGACATTCGCTGGGATGGGCAGGCCGGGCTGATTCAGGTGGGGCAGCAAGCGGTCAAAGGACTGGTCAGAGGTAATGTGCTGTATGCGTCGCCAGAGGACATCGGGCTGCTGTTCGGCGGCCGCCAATGGCTGGCACAGGGAGAATGGTATTATAACACCTTCAGTCTGGTGGTAAACGGTGTGTTGATCACCAATGAAATGGAGGTGGTAGATGGCGTGTTGGCGGTGCCGCTGACCTCCTTGTTTGAGGGATTGGGACTTCAAGCCGGCTATCAGCACGAGGGTGACCGCTTTGGATATCGGGGCAATGCGTTGCCAGTTACGCTGCTTCATGGCCGGCCGTATATTCCAATTAATAAGATCAGTCAGGTTTTGCCGGTGTATGTATACTGGGATCAGCCGACAGGTACGGTGGAGGTGACGGCCTATCAGCCTGGCACGGCGGCGGCCTTGACGCCATGA